The following proteins are co-located in the Imtechella halotolerans genome:
- a CDS encoding nucleotidyl transferase AbiEii/AbiGii toxin family protein, with amino-acid sequence MIKPGEIQKKANQVGVRDQQIEKDYILSWILWGIANHEQLSKILVFKGGTVLKKVYFEDYRFSEDLDFTLLDNEITNEQIFDWFKESFEEIKEESNIPLEIIDDNEHEDGGINFYISYVGPLGGFGNNKKVKVDISRSEKLEFEPVVKNAIVDYSDLEDNKLLCYSLEELLVEKLRCTMQRTQPRDYYDIWYLLEVEQMEVEYYTNEFRNKCISKELYPEDFHTKLEQKLPQYKARWKNSMSDQIKNLPDFEQVEREVSRKIKNFMV; translated from the coding sequence ATGATTAAACCAGGTGAAATACAAAAGAAAGCAAACCAAGTTGGGGTTCGTGACCAACAAATCGAGAAAGATTACATTTTATCCTGGATACTTTGGGGTATAGCAAACCATGAGCAGCTTTCAAAAATACTGGTATTCAAAGGAGGAACCGTATTAAAGAAAGTATATTTTGAAGACTATCGTTTCTCAGAAGATTTAGACTTCACGCTATTAGATAATGAAATAACAAACGAGCAAATTTTTGATTGGTTTAAAGAGTCTTTCGAAGAAATAAAAGAAGAATCCAATATTCCATTAGAAATAATTGATGATAACGAGCATGAAGATGGAGGTATTAATTTTTACATAAGTTATGTAGGCCCATTGGGTGGTTTTGGAAACAATAAAAAAGTAAAAGTAGATATATCAAGAAGCGAAAAATTAGAGTTTGAACCAGTAGTGAAAAATGCTATTGTAGATTATTCAGATTTAGAGGATAATAAACTATTATGCTATTCTTTAGAAGAACTATTAGTCGAAAAATTACGATGCACCATGCAACGCACTCAACCAAGAGACTATTATGATATATGGTATTTATTAGAAGTAGAACAAATGGAGGTTGAATATTACACCAATGAATTTCGAAATAAATGCATTAGCAAAGAACTATATCCCGAAGATTTTCATACCAAACTAGAGCAAAAATTGCCACAATACAAAGCACGTTGGAAAAATTCAATGAGTGATCAAATCAAAAATTTACCAGATTTTGAACAAGTGGAAAGAGAAGTAAGTAGAAAAATTAAAAATTTCATGGTATAA
- a CDS encoding type I restriction-modification system subunit M — MTSTIQKQELQNKIWKIANDVRGAVDGWDFKQFVLGALFYRFISENFTNYFEAGDDSIDYPNLPNSVITPEIKDDAIKTKGYFIYPSQLFKNMAKTANINPNLNTQLKEIFNAIESSANGYPSEQDIKGLFADFDTTSSRLGNTVENKNSRLAAVLKGVEELNFGNFEDNQIDLFGDAYEFLISNYAANAGKSGGEFFTPQTVSKLIAQLAMHKQTTVNKIYDPAAGSGSLLLQAKKHFDSHIIEEGFFGQEINHTTFNLARMNMFLHNINYDKFNIALGNTLLEPDFGDEKPFDAIVSNPPYSVHWIGSDDPTLINDDRFAPAGVLAPKSKADFAFVLHCLSYLSSKGRAALVCFPGIFYRGGAEQKIRKYLVDNNFVETVIALAPNLFYGTSIAVNILVLAKNKTEPKTQFIDATGEDFFKKVTNNNELTNKHIDKIMDMFDSKAEVAHVATTIDNTKIAENDYNLSVSSYVEAKDNREQIDIVELNKEVAKTVVKIDQLRADIDNIIKEIEA, encoded by the coding sequence ATGACAAGTACAATTCAAAAACAAGAATTACAAAATAAAATTTGGAAAATAGCAAACGATGTTCGTGGTGCAGTTGATGGTTGGGATTTCAAACAATTCGTTTTAGGAGCACTTTTCTATCGATTCATTAGTGAAAATTTCACCAATTATTTTGAAGCTGGCGATGATAGTATTGATTATCCAAATTTACCAAATAGTGTCATAACACCTGAAATAAAAGACGATGCTATTAAAACAAAAGGCTATTTCATTTATCCAAGCCAACTTTTTAAAAATATGGCTAAAACAGCTAATATCAATCCAAACCTAAACACACAATTAAAAGAAATTTTCAATGCGATTGAAAGTTCTGCTAATGGATATCCTTCAGAACAAGACATTAAAGGGTTGTTTGCAGATTTTGATACTACAAGTTCTCGTTTAGGGAATACCGTTGAAAACAAAAACAGTCGATTAGCAGCTGTTTTAAAAGGTGTTGAAGAATTAAACTTTGGTAACTTTGAAGATAACCAAATAGACCTTTTTGGTGATGCTTATGAGTTTTTAATATCAAACTATGCAGCTAATGCAGGAAAATCAGGCGGTGAGTTTTTCACGCCTCAAACGGTTTCTAAATTAATTGCACAATTGGCGATGCACAAGCAAACCACTGTAAATAAAATTTATGACCCAGCTGCTGGTTCCGGTTCTTTATTATTACAGGCAAAAAAGCATTTTGATAGCCATATCATTGAAGAAGGTTTTTTTGGTCAAGAAATAAACCATACAACTTTCAACTTGGCACGTATGAACATGTTTTTGCACAATATCAATTATGATAAGTTCAACATTGCCTTAGGAAATACGTTGTTAGAACCAGATTTTGGTGATGAAAAACCCTTTGATGCCATTGTTTCAAATCCGCCCTACTCAGTCCATTGGATTGGCTCTGACGACCCTACGTTAATTAATGACGACCGTTTTGCGCCTGCAGGCGTATTGGCACCAAAATCGAAAGCTGATTTTGCCTTTGTGTTACATTGTTTAAGTTATTTATCAAGTAAAGGACGAGCGGCTTTGGTTTGTTTTCCAGGAATCTTTTATCGTGGCGGTGCTGAACAAAAAATTAGAAAATATTTAGTAGATAATAACTTTGTAGAAACCGTTATTGCTTTAGCGCCTAACTTATTTTACGGTACTTCTATTGCTGTTAATATTTTAGTATTGGCAAAAAATAAAACCGAACCTAAAACTCAATTTATTGATGCTACTGGAGAAGATTTCTTTAAAAAAGTAACCAACAATAATGAGCTAACAAATAAACATATTGATAAAATTATGGATATGTTTGATAGTAAAGCTGAAGTTGCACATGTGGCTACCACTATCGACAATACTAAAATTGCTGAAAACGATTATAATCTTTCGGTAAGTTCTTATGTAGAAGCCAAAGACAACCGCGAACAAATTGACATTGTAGAGCTAAACAAAGAAGTCGCTAAAACAGTAGTAAAAATAGACCAGCTTCGTGCCGATATTGACAACATTATAAAAGAGATTGAAGCATGA